The genomic interval GTCACCTGGCAGCTGCACGGCGACCCGATGATGTGGATCGCCGGGGTACGGGCGCTCCATCTCCAGGCGCTCCACCCCCTCGCCGTGCGCGGCGTGATGCAGAACTCCGACTTCCGCGAGGACGCCTGGGGCCGGCTCATGCGCACGGCCGGCTTCGTCGGCACCATCACCTACGGCACCACCGAGGCCGCCGAGAAGGCGGGCGCCCGGGTCCGGAGGATCCACGCCCGCCTGAAGGTCACCGACCCGGCCACCGGGACCGTCCACGGCGTGGACGAGCCCGAGCTGCTGCTCTGGGTGCACTGCGCCGAAGCCGACTCCTACCTCCAGGTCCTGCGCCGCTCCGGCTACCCGCTCACCGCCCGGCAGGCCGACCAGTACCTCGCCGAGCACCGGCACAGCGCCCGGCTCGTCGGACTCGACCCGCGGGACGTGCCCGCGACGACCGCCGAGATGGCCGACTACTTCGCCGGCATCCGGCCCCGGCTCGCCCGCACCCCGGAGGCGCTGGACGTCGACAGCTTCCTGCGCCGCCCGCCCGTGCCCCCGCCGCTCGTCCCCGTACGCGCCCTGCTGTGGCAACGCGTGGCCGCCCTCGCGTACCAGTCGCTGCCGCCGTTCGCCCAGGAGCTGTACGGGAGGACGGCGCCGCCGCCCGCCGCCGTGGACCGCCGGCTGCGCACCGCCGGGGCGCTCCTGCGGGCCGTTCCCGCGCGGCTGCGCTGGCGGCTTCCGCCCGGTCACATCGTGAACGCGATGGCCCGGCTCGGGCCCGGCAGCCGCCCCACCCCGTACACACTGAAGAGGCAGGCAGCCATACTGGACGGACCTGGGAGGGTGCGGCGGCAGCGGGCTGAACGACGGGGGCGGCAACAGGGATGGCGGAAACCAGGCTGATCCAGAGCCGGTACCGGCTGCTCGACCTGATCGGTCGCGGCGGCATGGGCGAGGTGTGGCGGGCCCGCGACGAAGCGCTGGGCCGCCAGGTCGCCGTCAAATGCCTCAAGCCCATGAGCGCCCAGCACGACGAGGACCACACCCGCATCGTCCGTGAGCGCTTCCGCCGCGAGGCCCGGGTCGCCGCCGCCCTCCAGCACCGGGGCGTCACCGTCGTCCACGACTTCGGCGAGTACGAGGGCGTGCTCTACCTCGTGATGGAGCTGCTGGACGGCCGCAACCTCAGCCAGCTCCTGGAGGACAACGCGCAGCACCCGCTGCCCGTGGACGACATCGTGGACATCGCCGAACAGGTCGCGGACGCCCTCGGCTACACCCACCAGCAGGGCATCGTCCACCGCGACCTCAAGCCCGCCAACATCATGCGGCTGTCCGACGGGACGGTGAAGATCTGCGACTTCGGGATCGCCCGGCCGGGCCACGGCATCCCGGTCACCTCACGGCTCACCGGCGTCGGCATCGCCATGGGCACCCCGCACTACATGTCGCCGGAGCAGATCAGCGGCGGCCAGGTCGACCACCGCAGCGACCTCTACTCGCTGGGCTGCGTGCTGTACGAGATTGCGACCGGGGCCCCGCCCTTCGACCTGGAGGATTCCTGGGGCATTCTCGTCGGCCACCGCGACACCCCGCCCGAGCCGCTGCGCTCGCACCGCGCCGAACTGCCCGGGTTCTTCGACCGGGTCGTCCTCGACCTGCTCGCCAAGACCCCCGAGGAGCGCCCGGCCGACGCCCACGACCTCCGCCGCCGCATCGCCGTCGGCCGCACCGGCGAGCAGCCCTCCCTCGGCCCGGCCGGCGAGGCGCCGCCCGCCCCCGTCGCCCTCTCCGGCCGGACGCCCGCCCCCGCCGCCCCGCTGCCCGCCTGGGCGCACACGATGACCGGCGGCCACAGGGCGACGGGAGCGGTGACCCCGCCGGCGCCGCTCGACCACTCGGCGGGCCTCACCCTCGCCTGGACCACCGGAACCGCCCCGCCCGGCCCCCGGGCCCCGAGCCCCAGCCGCAGGGACCGGGCCGAGAACGCGCTGCGCGAGTTCGGCCGCATCGCCGAGGACCGCGCCCGCGCCCTCGGCCCCGAGCACCCCGAAACGCTCGCCGCCCGGCAGCAGATGGCCTACGCGCTCGGCCGCCTCGGCCGGCACACCGAGGCCCACGCACTGCACGCCGCCGTGCTCGCCGCACGGGAGCACGCGCTGGGCCCCGACCACCCCGACACCCTGCGCTGCCGCCACAACCTGGCCTTCAGCCTCAGCAGACTGGGGCGCCTGGAGGACGCGTACCGCATGGCCCACGACGTGGCCGCCGCCCGCGCCCGGGTGCTGGGGGCCGACCACCCGGACACCCTGGTCACGCTCTACGAGGTCGGCTACACGCTGGGCCGGCTCGGCCGCTGGACGGAAGCCCTGCACACGTACCGCCGGGTCGCAGAGGCGCGGACCCGGCTGCTCGGCTCCGACCACCCGGACACCCTCGCCACCCGCTACGAGATCGGCATCAGCCTCGGCCGCCTCGGCCGCAGCGCCGACGCCCTGGAGCTGTACCGCGCGCTCGTCGCCGACCGCACCCGGGTCAACGGCCCCACCGACCCGGAGACCCTCCGCGCCCGCCACGGGCTCGGCGTCAACCTCGGCCGGCTGGCCCGCTGGGACGAGGCCCTGGCCGAGGCGCGGGCGGTGTGCGGGGGCCGGGAACACGTCCTGGGCCCCGACCACCCCGACACCCTCGTCAGCCGCCGCGAGGTCGCCGTCGCGCTCGGCTGGCTGGGCCGCTGGACCGACGCGCTCGCCCTGTACCGGCAGGTCGCCGACGCCCGGACCCGGCTCCTGGGCCCCGCCCACCCCGACACGCTCGCCGGACGCGACGACGAGGCGCACTGCCTCGAACAGCTGGGCCGCGCCCGCGAGGCCGCCGACCTCTACCGCGAGGTGGCGGTGCTCCGGGAGCGCGGTCCCGCACCGCTCTGACGCGGGCCGCGCACACCGGAGCGGGGCGGGCGGCCGGGCCCGCCCGCCCCGCGTCCCGGACGGCCGGTCAGTCGGCCGATGCGGCCCAGCCCTTCGCCTCGATCCGCCGGGCGTCCGACGGGCGGCCCTCGTCGAAGACCGTACGGCCGCCGTCCTCCACCTTGATGGCGTCCACGTACACCCCACGGCCCACGTACAGCTGATCCGTGGTGTAGCGCCACCTCAGCAGCACCCCGGCGCCGCGCACTCCGGCGAGGCCGGCGTCCAGGCGGTGCCAGACCCGGCCCGACCAGCCGGACAGCGAGCCGCCCGGGTGCTCCTCGGGCCGGGGGCGCCCGCCCTGCCCCGTCGGCGCCGTGGTGAACGGGACCGGCTGCCAGGTGGCACCGGCGTCCGTCGAAGCCTCCAGGTACAGGAAATCGGACGCCGGCTCGGTGTCCCACCACAGCGCGCAGCTCAGCCGGGCCCGCGAGGAGGCGAGCGGCAGGGCCGGCAGCGCCAGGGTGGCCGTGGACGCGCTCGCCATCCCGGAGAACCAGGCGGTACGGCCCCGGGCCGGGCGGACCGCGACGGCGCGGGCCATCTGGTTGGCGGTGGCCACGCGCGGCGCGCTGCCGGACCGCCAGTTGCGCACCGGGTGCACCGAGTTGCCCAGCACGATCAGGAACGAGTCCGTGGACGGGTCCAGGACCAGGCTGGTCCCGGTGAAGCCGGTGTGCCCGGCCGTCCGGGGCGTGGCCATGGCGCCCATGTACCAGTGCTGGTAGAGCTCGAAGCCCAGGCCGTGCGCGTCACCGGGGAACGCCGTGTTGAAGTCGGTGAACAGCAGGTCGACGGAGTCCGCCGAGAGGATGCGGGCCCGCCCGTACACCCCGCCGTTGAGCAGGGTGCGCGCCAGGATCGCCAGGTCCCAGGCGCAGGAGAACACCCCGGCGTGCCCGGCGACCCCGTCCAGGCTGAAGGCGTTCTCGTCGTGCACCTCGCCCCAGACCAGGCCGCGGTCGAGCCCGGACCAGGGGAGCCGGGCGTCCTCGGTCGCGGCGATCTTCGGCTTCCAGGAGGCGGGCGGGTTGTACCGGGTGCGCCGCATCCCGAGCGGACCGGTGATCCGCTCGCGCAGCAGGACGTCCAGGGTCTGCCCGGTCAGCTTCTCCAGGACCAGCTGGAGCGAGATCAGGTTGAGGTCGGAGTAGAGGTAGACCGTGCCCGGCGGGTTGGCCGGGACCTCCTTCCACAGCAGCTCCAGCTTCCCTTCCCGGGTCGGCGCGCTGTAGAGCGGGATCCAGGCGGTGAAACCCGAGGTGTGGGTGAGCAGCTGACGGATCGTGATGTCCTGCTTGCCGCCGCCCGCGAACTCCGGCAGATAGGAGGCGACCGTCGCCTCCAGCTCCAGCGTGCCGCGCTCGATCTGCTGCACCGCCAGGATCGAGGTGAACAGCTTCGAGACCGACGCCAGGTCGAAGACCGTGTCCTCGGCCATCGGGATCTGCTGGTCCTCGGGGAACTCCACCCCGGTGTCGGTGGTCTCGTCGTACGCCGAGTAGCGCACCGCCTTGCCGATCGGATGGTGCAGGGCCACCGTGCCGCCCCGCCCCGCGAGGAGCACCGCGCCCGCGTACCACGGGTGCTTCGGCGAGGCTTCCAGGTAGCGCTCCGCCTCGGTGACCAGCTGGTCGAGCGGTTCCCGCAACAGCCCGGCACGGGCGGCCGATCCGCGCCGCAGCGTCGGCTTCGCGCCCCTGCCCTCGTGCATCTGTGACGACCCCGCCCCCGACTCCGTGGCAGACGCCGCGCCCGCGAACGGGATCGGCGCCAGGGCGAGTGCCCCGCCCAGGGCCAGCATCCCACCACCGAGCCTCCGCCGGCTGATCTCCCCGGCCGCCGTGTCCTCCGTCATGCACAACCCCTTCTCGCTGCCTGATCGCGCTGCCTGAAAGTAACTTTCGAAATCTCTTCCGAGCGTGAAACTTCCTGCCGAGCAGAGAGTACTGTCAGGACCCGCTGTGCCGTAGGGGCGGGAGCGGGAAAGAATCTGATGTCGCGTCAGGCCCTTGACCACCGGCCCCCGGCCGCACAGGATCACGCCATGACCGGTGTACGCAGCAGCACAGTCGACGGCGTCCTGACCCGCAGCGCACGGCGCACCCCCGAACGGACCGCCCTGCGCTACGCCGGCCGGACCTGGACCTACCGCGAGCTGGACGAGGCCGTCACCACCGCGGCCGCCGCCCTCACCGAGGGCCACGCGCTGCGCCCGGGGGACCGGGTCGCCGCCTACGCCCACAACTCGGACGCGTATCTGATCGCCTTCCTCGCCTGCGCCCGGGCCGGGCTCGTCCATGTGCCCGTCAACCAGAACCTGACCGGCGAGGACCTGGCGTACATCCTGCGCCAGTCGGCGTGCTCGCTGGTCCTCACCGACCCGGCCCTCGCGGACCGCGTCCCCGAGGGCTTCGCCGTGCGGGTGCTGCGCGACGACGAGGGGTCGCTGCTGGCCGAGCTGGGCACCCCGCGCCCGTTCACCCCCGTACGCGAACCGGCCGCCGACGACCTGGTCCAGCTGCTCTACACCTCCGGGACCACCGCGCTCCCCAAGGGCGCGATGATGACGCACGGCGCCCTCGTCCACGAGTACGTCAGCGCGATCACCGCGCTCGACCTGCGCGCCGGGGACCGGCCCGTCCACGCGCTGCCCCTCTACCACTCGGCGCAGATGCATGTGTTCCTGCTGCCCTACCTCGCGGTGGGCGCCGAGAACACGGTCCTGGACGCACCGGACGCGGCCCGGATCTTCGACCTGGTCGAGTCGGGGCGGGCCGACAGCCTCTTCGCCCCGCCCACCGTCTGGATCGGCCTCGCCAACCATCCCGACTTCGCCGCCCGCGACCTCGGCGGCCTGCGCAAGGCGTACTACGGGGCGTCGATCATGCCCGTCCCCGTGCTGGAACGCCTCCGCGGCCGGCTGCCCGGTCTCGCCTTCTACAACTGCTTCGGGCAGAGCGAGATCGGCCCGCTGGCCACCGTGCTCGGCCCGGACGAGCACGAGGGCCGGATGGACTCCTGCGGCAGGCCCGTCCTCTTCGTGGAGGCGAAGGTGGTCGACGAGGACGGCAAGGACGTCCCCGACGGCACCGCGGGCGAGGTGGTCTACCGCTCGCCCCAGCTGTGCACCGGTTACTGGGACAAGCCGGAGGAGAGCGCGGAGGCGTTCCGGGACGGCTGGTTCCACTCCGGCGACCTCGCCGTCCGGGACGCGGACGGCTACTTCACGGTGGTCGACCGGGTGAAGGACGTCATCAACTCCGGCGGGGTCCTCGTCGCCTCCCGGCAGGTCGAGGACGCCCTCTACACCCACCCCGCCGTCGCCGAGACCGCCGTCGTCGGGCTGCCCGACGAGCGCTGGATCGAGGCCGTCACCGCCGTCGTCGTCCTGAAGGGCGAGGCCACCGAGGAGGAGCTGATCGCGCACGCCCGCGAGCGCCTCGCCCACTTCAAGGCGCCCAAGCGGATCGTGTTCACGGACGC from Streptomyces drozdowiczii carries:
- a CDS encoding acyl-CoA synthetase, which translates into the protein MTGVRSSTVDGVLTRSARRTPERTALRYAGRTWTYRELDEAVTTAAAALTEGHALRPGDRVAAYAHNSDAYLIAFLACARAGLVHVPVNQNLTGEDLAYILRQSACSLVLTDPALADRVPEGFAVRVLRDDEGSLLAELGTPRPFTPVREPAADDLVQLLYTSGTTALPKGAMMTHGALVHEYVSAITALDLRAGDRPVHALPLYHSAQMHVFLLPYLAVGAENTVLDAPDAARIFDLVESGRADSLFAPPTVWIGLANHPDFAARDLGGLRKAYYGASIMPVPVLERLRGRLPGLAFYNCFGQSEIGPLATVLGPDEHEGRMDSCGRPVLFVEAKVVDEDGKDVPDGTAGEVVYRSPQLCTGYWDKPEESAEAFRDGWFHSGDLAVRDADGYFTVVDRVKDVINSGGVLVASRQVEDALYTHPAVAETAVVGLPDERWIEAVTAVVVLKGEATEEELIAHARERLAHFKAPKRIVFTDALPRNASGKILKRDLRDRLA
- a CDS encoding serine/threonine-protein kinase, which encodes MAETRLIQSRYRLLDLIGRGGMGEVWRARDEALGRQVAVKCLKPMSAQHDEDHTRIVRERFRREARVAAALQHRGVTVVHDFGEYEGVLYLVMELLDGRNLSQLLEDNAQHPLPVDDIVDIAEQVADALGYTHQQGIVHRDLKPANIMRLSDGTVKICDFGIARPGHGIPVTSRLTGVGIAMGTPHYMSPEQISGGQVDHRSDLYSLGCVLYEIATGAPPFDLEDSWGILVGHRDTPPEPLRSHRAELPGFFDRVVLDLLAKTPEERPADAHDLRRRIAVGRTGEQPSLGPAGEAPPAPVALSGRTPAPAAPLPAWAHTMTGGHRATGAVTPPAPLDHSAGLTLAWTTGTAPPGPRAPSPSRRDRAENALREFGRIAEDRARALGPEHPETLAARQQMAYALGRLGRHTEAHALHAAVLAAREHALGPDHPDTLRCRHNLAFSLSRLGRLEDAYRMAHDVAAARARVLGADHPDTLVTLYEVGYTLGRLGRWTEALHTYRRVAEARTRLLGSDHPDTLATRYEIGISLGRLGRSADALELYRALVADRTRVNGPTDPETLRARHGLGVNLGRLARWDEALAEARAVCGGREHVLGPDHPDTLVSRREVAVALGWLGRWTDALALYRQVADARTRLLGPAHPDTLAGRDDEAHCLEQLGRAREAADLYREVAVLRERGPAPL
- a CDS encoding serine hydrolase, with translation MTEDTAAGEISRRRLGGGMLALGGALALAPIPFAGAASATESGAGSSQMHEGRGAKPTLRRGSAARAGLLREPLDQLVTEAERYLEASPKHPWYAGAVLLAGRGGTVALHHPIGKAVRYSAYDETTDTGVEFPEDQQIPMAEDTVFDLASVSKLFTSILAVQQIERGTLELEATVASYLPEFAGGGKQDITIRQLLTHTSGFTAWIPLYSAPTREGKLELLWKEVPANPPGTVYLYSDLNLISLQLVLEKLTGQTLDVLLRERITGPLGMRRTRYNPPASWKPKIAATEDARLPWSGLDRGLVWGEVHDENAFSLDGVAGHAGVFSCAWDLAILARTLLNGGVYGRARILSADSVDLLFTDFNTAFPGDAHGLGFELYQHWYMGAMATPRTAGHTGFTGTSLVLDPSTDSFLIVLGNSVHPVRNWRSGSAPRVATANQMARAVAVRPARGRTAWFSGMASASTATLALPALPLASSRARLSCALWWDTEPASDFLYLEASTDAGATWQPVPFTTAPTGQGGRPRPEEHPGGSLSGWSGRVWHRLDAGLAGVRGAGVLLRWRYTTDQLYVGRGVYVDAIKVEDGGRTVFDEGRPSDARRIEAKGWAASAD
- a CDS encoding oxygenase MpaB family protein encodes the protein MTEADPGLFGPASVTWQLHGDPMMWIAGVRALHLQALHPLAVRGVMQNSDFREDAWGRLMRTAGFVGTITYGTTEAAEKAGARVRRIHARLKVTDPATGTVHGVDEPELLLWVHCAEADSYLQVLRRSGYPLTARQADQYLAEHRHSARLVGLDPRDVPATTAEMADYFAGIRPRLARTPEALDVDSFLRRPPVPPPLVPVRALLWQRVAALAYQSLPPFAQELYGRTAPPPAAVDRRLRTAGALLRAVPARLRWRLPPGHIVNAMARLGPGSRPTPYTLKRQAAILDGPGRVRRQRAERRGRQQGWRKPG